One region of Deltaproteobacteria bacterium genomic DNA includes:
- a CDS encoding radical SAM protein — protein MSVLLLQPPLSIHRDFVDYPYHCDLGVVQAHAVLAAEGLEARVVDAFALPGSGLKERADGRLLLGASFEGTLAAVRAHEPRLLVVAFSPFHRPPQREPLLGSLLGALRELHPELPFLLADLYQSGQHHLAVEGEAVLEAYPEVDGYLLHEAEGRLPALCRELLASGRPTRRRAESGGEHAGYARLPPPSWDEVDLEARDAFLERVVVALGRGSWAFPVDGRTLPALSSRGCPYRCVHCSSNPGREPGSKKTQRRLAPEVLEAHLEALVKTHGATRIDLLDEMVNFEPEHFERVLGKLGELGVAYDFPNGMRADWVQPAHLDAMRGRIATFSVSAESGAQRVVDEVVQKALDLGRLEETVREARARGLRTLVHFMIGLPGETKAEINQTLDFALHLHDAYGVEPAVQFATPLPGTALAARAGAGEEVADYTPLFQHQASTATGDFDREELERFRWTFEQRLRAGQGPQKVIVNVTYRCNNHCHFCAVGTRSQLDGNFDRQRELLVRYHAQGVRLLDLDGGEPTLYPKLLPLIAFARRLGYERINVTTNGRMCSYEAFARKLVTSGLSSVLFSLHGSSAEIHGAQTGVPESFAQTCQGIRNCVAAAPPGVELGLNVTLTRGNTADLPDLAALAHDLGLRWMNVQFLTPFGRATEDASPDLEEAARVTMEVIDAWQDRMKLQVINLPFCFMPGYERFLVGDLLKLERHMLFVNNEDVNLYDYLREQRHHEAQCEGCPHRCFCGGFYRLEDTPEAPWEITPAEVDAPV, from the coding sequence ATGAGCGTGCTCCTCCTCCAGCCTCCGCTCTCGATCCACCGCGACTTCGTCGACTACCCCTACCACTGCGACCTCGGGGTGGTTCAGGCCCACGCGGTGCTCGCCGCGGAGGGGCTGGAGGCCCGGGTGGTGGACGCCTTCGCCCTGCCCGGCAGCGGGCTGAAGGAGCGGGCCGACGGGCGCCTGCTCCTGGGCGCGAGCTTCGAGGGGACCCTCGCCGCCGTACGCGCCCACGAGCCCCGGCTCCTGGTCGTGGCCTTCTCGCCCTTCCACCGTCCGCCGCAGCGGGAGCCCCTCCTCGGCTCCCTCCTCGGCGCCCTGCGAGAGCTGCACCCCGAGCTGCCCTTCCTCCTCGCCGACCTCTACCAGAGCGGGCAGCATCACCTGGCGGTCGAGGGGGAGGCCGTGCTCGAGGCCTACCCCGAGGTGGACGGCTACCTGCTCCACGAGGCCGAGGGCCGCCTGCCCGCCCTGTGCCGGGAGCTCCTCGCCTCCGGGCGCCCCACGCGGCGGCGGGCCGAGAGCGGGGGAGAGCACGCCGGCTACGCGCGGCTGCCGCCGCCGTCCTGGGATGAGGTGGACCTCGAGGCCCGGGACGCCTTCCTGGAGCGGGTGGTCGTCGCCCTCGGGCGGGGGAGCTGGGCCTTCCCGGTCGATGGACGGACCCTGCCGGCCCTGAGCAGCCGGGGCTGCCCCTACCGCTGCGTCCACTGCTCCTCGAACCCGGGGCGGGAGCCCGGCTCGAAGAAGACCCAGCGCCGCCTCGCCCCCGAGGTGCTCGAGGCGCACCTCGAGGCCCTGGTGAAGACGCACGGCGCCACCCGGATCGACCTGCTGGACGAGATGGTGAACTTCGAGCCGGAGCACTTCGAGCGGGTGCTCGGGAAGCTCGGCGAGCTGGGGGTCGCCTACGACTTCCCCAACGGGATGCGGGCCGACTGGGTGCAGCCCGCGCACCTCGACGCCATGCGGGGGCGGATCGCGACCTTCTCGGTCTCGGCCGAGAGCGGCGCCCAGCGGGTGGTGGACGAGGTCGTCCAGAAGGCGCTGGACCTCGGGCGCCTGGAGGAGACCGTGCGGGAGGCCCGGGCCCGCGGGCTGCGCACCCTGGTGCACTTCATGATCGGCCTGCCGGGAGAGACGAAGGCCGAGATCAACCAGACCCTCGACTTCGCCCTCCACCTCCACGACGCCTACGGGGTCGAGCCCGCGGTGCAGTTCGCCACGCCCCTGCCGGGGACCGCGCTCGCCGCCCGCGCGGGCGCCGGCGAGGAGGTCGCCGACTACACGCCCCTCTTCCAGCATCAGGCCAGCACGGCGACCGGGGACTTCGACCGCGAGGAGCTCGAGCGCTTCCGCTGGACCTTCGAGCAGCGCCTGCGGGCGGGGCAGGGGCCCCAGAAGGTGATCGTGAACGTCACCTACCGCTGCAACAACCACTGCCACTTCTGTGCGGTGGGCACCCGCAGCCAGCTCGACGGCAACTTCGACCGCCAGCGGGAGCTCCTCGTGCGCTACCACGCGCAGGGGGTGCGCCTGCTCGATCTCGACGGCGGCGAGCCGACCCTCTACCCGAAGCTCCTGCCCCTCATCGCCTTCGCCCGGCGCCTGGGCTACGAGCGGATCAACGTCACCACGAACGGCCGGATGTGCTCCTACGAGGCCTTCGCCCGCAAGCTGGTGACGAGCGGCCTCTCCTCGGTCCTCTTCTCCCTCCACGGGTCGAGCGCCGAGATCCACGGCGCCCAGACCGGCGTGCCCGAGTCCTTCGCGCAGACCTGCCAGGGCATCCGCAACTGCGTGGCCGCCGCGCCGCCCGGAGTGGAGCTGGGGCTCAACGTCACCCTCACCCGGGGCAACACCGCCGACCTGCCCGACCTCGCCGCGCTCGCCCACGACCTGGGGTTGCGCTGGATGAACGTCCAGTTCCTCACCCCCTTCGGCCGGGCCACCGAGGACGCCAGCCCCGACCTGGAGGAGGCGGCGCGCGTCACGATGGAGGTCATCGACGCCTGGCAGGACCGGATGAAGCTGCAGGTGATCAACCTGCCCTTCTGCTTCATGCCGGGCTACGAGCGCTTCCTGGTCGGTGATCTCCTCAAGCTCGAGCGGCACATGCTCTTCGTGAACAACGAGGACGTGAACCTCTACGACTACCTGCGCGAGCAGCGGCACCACGAGGCGCAGTGCGAGGGCTGTCCGCACCGCTGCTTCTGCGGCGGCTTCTACCGCCTCGAGGACACGCCCGAGGCGCCCTGGGAGATCACGCCCGCCGAGGTGGACGCGCCGGTCTAG
- a CDS encoding matrixin family metalloprotease translates to MFDGSAARPGLSPRRLLPLALALGAALGAALAAPATARAWTAFVECGPLDGHWPALPVTYRLHQSGSADLSFSTVEAGAAAAFAEWGRPCCSAWSVSYGGTTPFRADSSSSQHIFSWEESSWPAGFGDVNGTIGITLISYDASCQFSDGDILYNGVGFAWVDGQPSGGNQVDYQSIAAHEQGHFLGLGHTPDGTATMYPVYDNGTAQRSLAADDEAGVCTLYSQSCGELDCANGLDDDGDGDTDCVDGDCDGVACDGAGRLCAGALCTCPGGSSEGSCVDGLDEDCDGLTDCADPDCDGAACGPGATCAGGQCFCPGGEVPEQSCGDALDNDCDGLTDCADADCPTGTACGSAGEVCAAGFCGCPEASESSCSDGVDNDCDGLTDCADAACPDGASCGAAGRVCGGGACGCPGGATSEASCTDGLDEDCDGATDCADPDCSGQSCGASGRQCAGGLCVCPGGASFESSCGDGVDEDCDGATDCADIDCNASSCDADGRICRGLACACPGGEASEASCGDGSDNDCDGLADCADADCAGRGCGAEGQVCEGGVCACPGSSGYEASCGDGRDDDCDGATDCADVDCNASACGANGLICRTLICLCPGGEASEVSCDDGGDNDCDGLFDCDDPDCAASAACQVSDGGVDAGSDAGTDAGSDAGTDAGSDAGTDAGTDAGSDAGSDAGTDAGSDAGTDAGTDAGSDAGTDAGTDAGFDAGSDAGSDAGADAGQDAGSDAGEDEGEGEGCQCGQGRGSVFGSWLVLPLLLLARRRRGPAREAPGGEA, encoded by the coding sequence GTGTTCGACGGATCCGCAGCTCGCCCGGGCCTCTCGCCCCGGCGCCTCCTGCCGTTGGCCCTGGCCCTCGGCGCCGCCCTCGGCGCCGCCCTCGCCGCGCCCGCGACCGCCCGGGCCTGGACGGCCTTCGTCGAGTGCGGGCCCCTCGACGGGCACTGGCCGGCGCTGCCGGTCACCTACCGCCTCCACCAGAGCGGCTCGGCGGACCTCTCCTTCTCGACCGTCGAGGCGGGGGCCGCCGCCGCCTTCGCCGAGTGGGGCCGGCCTTGCTGCAGCGCCTGGTCGGTGAGCTACGGAGGAACCACCCCCTTCCGGGCGGACTCCTCCTCCTCCCAGCACATCTTCTCCTGGGAGGAGAGCAGCTGGCCGGCGGGCTTCGGGGACGTCAACGGGACGATCGGCATCACGCTGATCTCCTACGACGCCAGCTGCCAGTTCTCCGACGGAGACATCCTCTACAACGGCGTGGGCTTCGCCTGGGTGGACGGCCAGCCCTCCGGCGGCAACCAGGTGGACTACCAGAGCATCGCCGCCCACGAGCAGGGCCACTTCCTGGGCCTGGGGCACACGCCGGACGGGACGGCGACGATGTACCCGGTCTACGACAACGGCACCGCCCAGCGCTCCCTCGCCGCCGACGACGAGGCCGGGGTCTGCACCCTCTACTCGCAGTCCTGCGGAGAGCTCGACTGCGCCAACGGCCTCGACGACGACGGGGACGGCGACACCGACTGCGTCGACGGTGACTGCGACGGCGTGGCCTGCGATGGGGCCGGGCGCCTCTGCGCCGGCGCCCTCTGCACCTGCCCGGGGGGGAGCAGCGAGGGCAGCTGCGTCGATGGGCTCGACGAGGACTGCGATGGCCTGACCGACTGCGCGGACCCGGACTGCGACGGCGCAGCCTGTGGCCCGGGCGCGACCTGCGCCGGCGGTCAGTGCTTCTGTCCGGGCGGCGAGGTTCCGGAGCAGAGCTGCGGCGACGCCCTCGACAACGACTGCGACGGCCTGACCGACTGCGCGGACGCCGACTGCCCCACGGGGACCGCCTGCGGGAGCGCGGGAGAGGTCTGCGCCGCCGGGTTCTGCGGCTGCCCGGAGGCCAGCGAGTCGAGCTGTTCCGACGGGGTCGACAACGACTGCGACGGGCTGACCGACTGCGCGGACGCCGCCTGCCCCGACGGGGCCTCCTGCGGCGCCGCCGGTCGCGTCTGCGGCGGCGGCGCCTGTGGCTGCCCGGGCGGCGCCACGAGCGAGGCCTCCTGCACCGACGGCCTCGACGAGGACTGCGACGGGGCGACCGACTGCGCCGATCCGGACTGCAGCGGTCAGAGCTGCGGGGCCTCCGGGCGCCAGTGCGCGGGCGGCCTCTGCGTCTGCCCCGGCGGCGCGAGCTTCGAGTCGTCCTGCGGGGACGGCGTCGACGAGGACTGCGACGGGGCGACGGACTGCGCCGACATCGACTGCAACGCCTCGTCCTGTGACGCCGACGGCCGGATCTGCCGGGGCCTCGCCTGTGCCTGCCCCGGGGGCGAGGCGAGCGAGGCGAGCTGCGGGGACGGGAGCGACAACGACTGCGACGGTCTGGCCGACTGCGCGGACGCCGACTGCGCCGGGCGAGGCTGCGGCGCCGAGGGGCAGGTCTGCGAGGGTGGGGTGTGCGCCTGCCCGGGCAGCTCCGGCTACGAGGCCTCCTGCGGCGACGGCCGGGACGACGACTGCGACGGCGCGACCGACTGCGCCGACGTCGACTGCAACGCCTCGGCTTGCGGAGCGAACGGCCTGATCTGCCGGACGCTGATCTGTCTGTGCCCCGGCGGTGAGGCCAGCGAGGTGAGCTGCGACGACGGGGGTGACAACGACTGCGACGGCCTCTTCGACTGTGACGATCCGGACTGCGCCGCGAGCGCGGCCTGCCAGGTGAGCGACGGCGGGGTGGACGCGGGCAGCGACGCGGGGACCGACGCGGGCAGCGACGCCGGGACGGACGCCGGCAGTGACGCCGGGACCGACGCCGGGACGGACGCCGGCAGCGACGCCGGCAGCGACGCCGGGACGGACGCCGGCAGTGACGCCGGGACCGACGCCGGGACGGACGCCGGCAGCGATGCCGGAACCGACGCCGGAACCGATGCAGGGTTCGACGCGGGCAGCGACGCTGGCAGCGATGCCGGGGCCGACGCCGGCCAGGACGCGGGAAGCGATGCGGGTGAGGACGAAGGCGAGGGCGAGGGCTGCCAGTGTGGCCAGGGGAGGGGGTCGGTCTTCGGCTCGTGGCTGGTCCTGCCCCTCCTCCTCCTCGCCCGGCGGCGCCGGGGACCAGCCCGCGAGGCGCCAGGAGGAGAGGCATGA
- a CDS encoding radical SAM protein, producing the protein MSGGSPIEERMAAQDRRVHVNIGPTCNNNCIFCMEEDRDLRREVNSALGSDRVRVILEAGRGAEEVCFTSGEPTLVRDLPRFLHWARQLGYPRRSLMTNGRRLASPRYLELLLSAGLNFVYVSIHGHEARLHDALTRAPGSFEQTVAGLENLHRRRGDSALTVHTSTVVNRRNLPHLAAIYAFLRERGVDQVVFNVMQATGRGDTFFDQLFPPYAEIASAFATFLAGCEESPEAYLVDIPLCATEGLPDRNRGYVEAYVHYEAHDPQRALDPAASRAAGRSGAPAEGLLEVARADLDAVAREKREACGRCRHDGRCEGVWKSYLARHGWAGLEPVGPA; encoded by the coding sequence ATGAGCGGTGGGTCCCCGATCGAGGAGCGGATGGCGGCGCAGGACCGGCGGGTCCACGTCAACATCGGCCCCACCTGCAACAACAACTGCATCTTCTGCATGGAGGAGGATCGGGACCTGCGCCGGGAGGTGAACTCCGCCCTGGGGAGCGATCGCGTGCGCGTCATCCTCGAGGCCGGCCGGGGCGCCGAGGAGGTCTGCTTCACCAGCGGGGAGCCCACCCTGGTCCGGGACCTGCCCCGCTTCCTCCACTGGGCGCGGCAGCTCGGCTACCCCCGGCGCTCGCTGATGACCAACGGCCGCCGCCTGGCCTCGCCCCGCTACCTGGAGCTGCTGCTCTCCGCGGGCCTGAACTTCGTCTACGTCTCGATCCACGGGCACGAGGCGCGCCTCCATGACGCCCTGACCCGGGCGCCGGGCTCCTTCGAGCAGACAGTGGCGGGCCTCGAGAACCTCCACCGCCGGCGCGGCGACTCGGCGCTCACCGTCCACACCAGCACGGTCGTCAACCGGCGGAACCTGCCCCACCTGGCGGCGATCTACGCCTTCCTGCGGGAGCGGGGCGTCGATCAGGTCGTCTTCAACGTGATGCAGGCCACCGGCCGCGGTGACACCTTCTTCGATCAGCTCTTCCCGCCCTACGCCGAGATCGCCTCCGCCTTCGCCACCTTCCTCGCGGGCTGCGAGGAGAGCCCGGAGGCCTACCTGGTCGACATCCCGCTCTGCGCCACCGAGGGGCTCCCCGACCGCAACCGGGGCTACGTCGAGGCCTACGTGCACTACGAGGCCCACGACCCGCAGCGGGCCCTGGACCCCGCGGCCAGCCGCGCCGCCGGGCGCTCGGGTGCCCCGGCGGAGGGCCTCCTGGAGGTCGCCCGGGCCGACCTCGACGCGGTGGCGCGCGAGAAGCGCGAGGCCTGCGGCCGGTGCCGCCACGACGGTCGCTGCGAGGGGGTCTGGAAGAGCTACCTCGCCCGCCACGGCTGGGCAGGCCTCGAGCCCGTGGGGCCGGCATGA
- a CDS encoding IgGFc-binding protein has translation MKLLSCLGLVCLLTLSGCPKEPTGTADGGTPDASVDGGGGDGGAGCLADSECDPQICVAGACQDPCVDDTTCATTESCNLLTGRCDPLPPICTAAEVRCALDGTQTVETCAADELSWERAPCDPQTPICLDSACVACAPGATSCNGEVAQTCLPDGSGTTDVDCAATGGTCSGGVCLACTPYVTECVDGSTQQVCNSTGTAWVPTVCTNGFCDPTVGECVITSCNPDTLSCQGDNLVLCNSTGDGFTIQEACAASGATCILDQCVDLCQAAASINNYIGCEYWPTIISSSGMDPEFQAEYAVVVSNPNIGTTAQVSVFEAGNLTPVATATVAGGQLATLYLPWNGLDAYDNTTGTSRTLSGAIAYQLISSVPVTAYQFNPLSNHIRGNLYSYSNDASLLLPTHVFGDPADTPASRYLAMAAPHIQMEIPDFPRPPFTIDLPAVVSIVATQPGTTAVTVRLSGAIAAGGGLPESDPGDTVVFDLQQFEVMQLASRAFGTEVRSTNPLSGRDHLNFPQSDLSGSLIESTQPVAVYGGADCHFVPFDQQACDHLEQQLFPFANWGSTYLGGRSNYLNNPMGDVWRILAAADGTTLSFEPSTVAPAQTLNAGEVFEFATAEDFLVTSQDQDHPVMVAQFFPGIEVTGGDPNRKQNTGDPTMILAIPVQQFKDSYSFITPTTFVEDYINVVRTAGTTVLLDGIPVSPPNGWVPVGSTAYQVGRIPVLDGTHRLDASSTVGLTVYGFDWSVSYGYPGGLDLKNIVVITPGG, from the coding sequence ATGAAACTGCTGTCGTGTCTGGGTCTGGTGTGTCTGCTCACCCTCTCCGGTTGCCCGAAGGAGCCGACCGGCACGGCCGACGGCGGGACGCCCGACGCCTCCGTCGACGGTGGCGGGGGGGACGGCGGCGCGGGCTGCCTCGCGGACTCGGAGTGTGACCCGCAGATCTGCGTGGCCGGCGCCTGCCAGGATCCCTGTGTGGACGACACCACCTGCGCGACCACCGAGTCCTGCAACCTGCTGACCGGCCGCTGCGACCCCCTGCCCCCGATCTGCACGGCGGCCGAGGTGCGCTGCGCCCTCGACGGAACCCAGACCGTGGAGACCTGCGCGGCGGACGAGCTCTCCTGGGAGCGCGCCCCCTGCGACCCCCAGACCCCCATCTGCCTGGACTCGGCCTGCGTCGCCTGCGCGCCGGGCGCGACCTCCTGCAACGGCGAGGTCGCCCAGACCTGCCTGCCCGACGGCTCGGGCACCACCGACGTGGACTGCGCGGCCACCGGCGGCACCTGCAGCGGCGGCGTCTGCCTGGCCTGCACCCCCTACGTCACCGAGTGCGTGGACGGCAGCACCCAGCAGGTCTGCAACAGCACCGGCACCGCCTGGGTCCCCACGGTCTGCACCAACGGCTTCTGCGACCCCACGGTCGGGGAGTGCGTGATCACCAGCTGCAACCCCGACACCCTGAGCTGCCAGGGGGACAACCTGGTGCTCTGCAACTCGACCGGCGACGGGTTCACCATCCAGGAGGCCTGCGCGGCGAGCGGCGCCACCTGCATCCTCGACCAGTGCGTGGACCTCTGCCAGGCCGCCGCCTCGATCAACAACTACATCGGCTGCGAGTACTGGCCGACCATCATCTCGAGCTCCGGCATGGACCCGGAATTCCAGGCCGAGTACGCCGTCGTCGTCTCCAACCCGAATATCGGCACCACCGCCCAGGTCTCGGTCTTCGAGGCGGGCAACCTGACGCCGGTGGCCACCGCCACCGTCGCCGGGGGTCAGCTCGCGACCCTCTACCTGCCCTGGAACGGCCTGGACGCCTACGACAACACCACGGGCACCTCCCGGACCCTGAGCGGCGCCATCGCCTACCAGCTGATCAGCTCGGTGCCGGTCACCGCCTACCAGTTCAACCCCCTCTCGAACCACATCCGGGGCAACCTCTACTCCTACTCCAACGACGCCTCCCTCCTGCTGCCCACCCACGTCTTCGGCGACCCCGCCGACACGCCGGCCTCGCGCTACCTGGCGATGGCCGCGCCCCACATCCAGATGGAGATCCCGGACTTCCCCCGGCCGCCCTTCACCATCGACCTGCCAGCGGTGGTCTCCATCGTGGCGACCCAGCCGGGGACGACCGCCGTCACGGTGCGCCTGAGCGGCGCGATCGCCGCCGGCGGCGGGCTCCCCGAGTCCGATCCCGGCGACACGGTGGTCTTCGACCTGCAGCAGTTCGAGGTGATGCAGCTGGCCTCCCGGGCCTTCGGCACCGAGGTGCGCTCGACCAACCCCCTGAGCGGGCGGGACCACCTCAACTTCCCGCAGTCCGATCTCTCGGGCTCCCTCATCGAGTCGACCCAGCCGGTGGCCGTCTACGGCGGCGCCGACTGCCACTTCGTGCCCTTCGACCAGCAGGCCTGCGACCACCTCGAGCAGCAGCTCTTCCCCTTCGCCAACTGGGGCAGCACCTACCTCGGCGGGAGGAGCAACTACCTGAACAACCCGATGGGCGACGTCTGGCGGATCCTGGCGGCGGCGGACGGCACGACCCTGAGCTTCGAGCCCTCCACGGTGGCCCCAGCCCAGACCCTGAACGCCGGTGAGGTCTTCGAGTTCGCGACCGCCGAGGACTTCCTGGTCACCAGCCAGGATCAGGATCACCCGGTGATGGTGGCCCAGTTCTTCCCGGGCATCGAGGTGACCGGCGGGGATCCGAACCGCAAGCAGAACACCGGCGACCCCACGATGATCCTCGCGATCCCGGTGCAGCAGTTCAAGGACAGCTACTCCTTCATCACCCCGACCACCTTCGTGGAGGACTACATCAACGTGGTGCGCACCGCCGGCACCACGGTGCTCCTCGACGGGATCCCGGTCAGCCCGCCCAACGGCTGGGTGCCGGTGGGCAGCACCGCCTACCAGGTGGGCCGGATCCCGGTCCTCGACGGCACCCACCGCCTGGACGCCTCCAGCACCGTCGGCCTCACCGTCTACGGCTTCGACTGGTCGGTCTCCTACGGCTACCCGGGCGGCCTGGACCTGAAGAACATCGTGGTGATCACCCCGGGCGGCTAG